The DNA region CGCGATGGTCCGCAAGGGCAACCGGGAAGCGATCGCCGGGACCGGCGCCATCGCCCTGGCCTTCACCGGCGTGCTGTACCTCATCACCGACCTGGTCTTCACCACCCAAGCCGCGATCG from Actinomycetota bacterium includes:
- a CDS encoding DUF6328 family protein, producing the protein AMVRKGNREAIAGTGAIALAFTGVLYLITDLVFTTQAAIAVAVAFFALTAWRWWAVALYRKAREQAAATQT